A window of the Brassica oleracea var. oleracea cultivar TO1000 chromosome C1, BOL, whole genome shotgun sequence genome harbors these coding sequences:
- the LOC106310518 gene encoding protein TIC 62, chloroplastic has product MASSSTSFLLTTAPGAKFNRRKPVLTVWAAKQTGFQLGKPKGDDSEGKQTGKSPDSNPFRFDFGKLPDMKSLMPVVTNPSTGLAFGNNRRKDPGTVFVAGATGQAGIRIAQTLLQRGFSVRAGVPDLGAAQDLARVAATYKILSKDEIKRLNAVESPFQDAESIAKAIGNATKVVVTIGATENGPDTPVSTSDALVVVQAAELAGVSHVTIVYDGSIGGSTYNVLDGITSFFSNLFAQSQPLSISELIEKVAQTDVAYTLIKTSLTEDFSPEKSYNVVVSAEGSNSGSGSSSSEAYKVPKLKIASMVADIFANTAVAENKVVDVSTDPSAPSRPLDELFSVILEDGRRKMYADAMAKARAEEEAKVAAEKAQEAAEAAKELEKQMLKLSEKEAEAASLAEDAQKKAEAVGISVDGLFNKAKDIGSGLSWNTLGSQIATAVQNASETPKVQVATVRGQAKARNLPPKKAVVKPATAAFASKQKEERLKEPEKEVRKVFGGLFKQETIYVDDD; this is encoded by the exons ATGGCTTCCAGCTCCACTTCGTTCCTGTTAACCACCGCGCCGGGTGCAAAGTTTAACCGGAGAAAACCAGTGTTAACCGTGTGGGCTGCCAAACAGACGGGGTTTCAGCTAGGGAAACCCAAGGGCGATGACTCGGAGGGAAAACAAACCGGGAAATCACCAGATTCAAACCCTTTCCGGTTTGATTTCGGTAAGTTACCTGACATGAAGTCGTTGATGCCGGTCGTGACGAACCCTTCCACCGGTTTGGCTTTTGGTAACAACAGAAGAAAAGATCCCGGTACGGTTTTTGTGGCCGGTGCTACAGGACAAGCTGGTATACGCATAGCTCAAACGCTCTTGCAACGAGGATTCAGTGTCCGAGCTGGTGTTCCTGATCTTGGAGCCGCTCAGGACCTTGCTCGTGTCGCGGCTACTTACAAG ATTCTATCAAAGGATGAGATCAAGAGGCTAAACGCGGTGGAATCGCCATTCCAAGACGCAGAATCAATCGCCAAAGCCATTGGAAACGCGACCAAAGTTGTGGTTACCATCGGGGCGACAGAGAACGGACCGGACACCCCAGTCTCGACCTCAGATGCCCTGGTCGTGGTCCAAGCGGCTGAACTCGCCGGCGTAAGCCACGTGACAATAGTCTACGACGGGAGCATCGGTGGATCAACATACAACGTACTCGACGGGATAACTTCGTTCTTCAGCAACTTGTTCGCTCAATCTCAGCCGCTGTCAATCTCTGAGCTCATCGAGAAAGTGGCTCAAACTGACGTGGCTTACACACTCATAAAGACGAGCTTGACGGAGGATTTCTCCCCGGAGAAATCTTATAACGTCGTCGTTTCAGCTGAAGGGAGTAACAGCGGAAGTGGCAGTAGTTCATCTGAGGCGTACAAA GTCCCAAAGTTGAAGATTGCCTCGATGGTTGCAGACATTTTTGCTAACACAGCAGTGGCAGAAAATAAG GTAGTCGACGTTTCTACAGATCCATCCGCACCGTCACGGCCATTGGATGAGCTTTTCAG TGTTATCCTGGAAGACGGGAGGAGGAAAATGTACGCAGATGCGATGGCAAAGGCAAGAGCCGAGGAAGAAGCTAAAGTCGCAGCTGAGAAAGCCCAAGAGGCAGCGGAAGCAGCCAAAGAGCTTGAGAAGCAAATGCTGAAGCTCTCTGAGAAAGAAGCTGAAGCTGCAAGCCTAGCTGAGGACGCGCAGAAAAAAGCAGAAGCTGTGGGAATCTCAGTGGACGGTCTATTTAACAAGGCGAAAGATATTGGATCCGGACTCTCCTGGAATACACTCGGTTCTCAGATTGCAACTGCGGTTCAGAACGCTTCAGAAACGCCGAAAGTGCAGGTCGCTACTGTCAGAGGACAGGCAAAGGCTAGAAACTTGCCACCCAAGAAAGCCGTGGTGAAACCAGCCACAGCTGCGTTTGCGTCCAAACAAAAGGAAGAGCGTCTTAAGGAACCAGAAAAAGAGGTGAGGAAAGTGTTCGGAGGACTGTTTAAGCAGGAGACCATCTACGTTGACGACGATTGA
- the LOC106310530 gene encoding pentatricopeptide repeat-containing protein At3g46790, chloroplastic, translating to MFLSHPPQAIQPTCYTVNFLPRSSSKPPSYSVAFYNHSTTSAAGAKISNNHLIQSLCKEGNLKQALRLLSQEPSPPSQQTYELLILCCGRRSSLPDALRVHRHILDNGSDQDPFLATKLIGMYSDLGSVDYARKVFDKTRKRTIYVWNALFRALTLAGHGEEVLGLYWKMNRIGIESDRFTYTYVLKACVTSECTADHLAKGKEIHAHLTRRGYNSHVYIMTTLLDMYARFGCVDYASNVFNGMPVRNVVSWSAMIACYAKNGKAFEALKTFREMMTETEDSSPNSVTMVSVLQACASLAALEQGRLIHGYILRRGLDSILPVISALVTMYGRCGRLEVGQRVFDRMRERDVVSWNSLISSYGVHGYGRKAIEIFEEMLANGASPTPVTFVSVLGACSHEGLVEEGKRLFESMSRDHGIKPQVEHYACMVDLLGRANRLEEAAKMVQDMRIEPGPKVWGSLLGSCRIHGNVELAERASRRLFALEPKNAGNYVLLADIYAEAQMWDKVKKVKKLLEYRGLQKLPGRCWMEVGRKMYSFVSVDEFNPLMEQIHALLVKLAEDMKEKGYIPQTKGVLYDLETEEKERIVLGHSEKLALAFGLINTAKGEPIRITKNLRLCEDCHLFTKFISKFMEKEILVRDVNRFHRFKNGVCSCGDYW from the coding sequence ATGTTCCTATCTCATCCTCCTCAAGCTATACAACCGACTTGTTATACCGTCAATTTCTTGCCTCGCTCTTCTTCGAAACCACCGTCGTATTCCGTTGCCTTTTACAATCATTCGACAACCTCCGCCGCGGGAGCTAAAATCTCAAACAATCATCTAATCCAGTCGTTGTGCAAAGAGGGTAACTTAAAACAGGCGCTTCGCCTCTTGTCTCAGGAACCAAGCCCCCCTAGTCAACAGACTTACGAGCTTCTGATTCTCTGCTGCGGTCGTCGAAGCTCTCTCCCCGATGCTCTACGTGTTCATCGGCACATTCTGGATAATGGGTCTGATCAAGATCCTTTTTTGGCCACGAAGCTTATCGGTATGTATTCAGACTTAGGCTCAGTTGATTATGCACGCAAGGTGTTCGATAAAACGCGTAAGAGAACTATATACGTATGGAACGCTTTGTTCCGAGCTCTTACGTTAGCGGGTCATGGAGAAGAAGTGTTGGGTCTGTACTGGAAGATGAATAGGATTGGAATTGAATCAGATAGGTTCACTTACACTTACGTTCTCAAGGCTTGTGTCACATCAGAATGCACTGCGGATCATCTAGCGAAAGGGAAAGAGATTCACGCACATCTTACCCGACGGGGATACAATTCGCATGTTTACATCATGACTACATTGTTGGACATGTATGCTCGATTTGGCTGTGTGGATTATGCTAGCAATGTATTTAATGGGATGCCTGTTAGAAATGTGGTGTCCTGGAGCGCGATGATAGCCTGCTATGCAAAGAACGGGAAGGCTTTCGAAGCTCTGAAGACTTTCCGCGAAATGATGACAGAAACCGAAGATTCATCCCCGAATTCTGTGACTATGGTGAGTGTGCTTCAAGCTTGTGCTTCGCTTGCGGCTTTAGAGCAAGGGAGATTGATTCATGGGTACATACTCAGGCGTGGGCTTGACTCCATATTGCCTGTGATCAGTGCTCTTGTGACAATGTATGGTAGATGCGGTAGGCTCGAAGTGGGACAAAGAGTATTTGATCGGATGCGTGAGCGTGATGTTGTATCCTGGAACTCCCTGATATCAAGCTATGGCGTTCACGGATATGGAAGGAAAGCAATTGAAATATTCGAAGAGATGCTGGCCAATGGGGCTTCCCCAACTCCTGTAACATTTGTCAGCGTTCTGGGAGCTTGCAGCCACGAGGGACTTGTTGAAGAAGGAAAAAGATTGTTTGAGTCAATGTCGAGAGACCATGGGATTAAACCCCAAGTCGAGCATTATGCTTGTATGGTTGATCTGTTAGGTCGGGCGAATAGGTTAGAGGAGGCAGCGAAGATGGTACAAGACATGAGGATTGAGCCAGGGCCTAAGGTTTGGGGTTCCCTTCTCGGGTCTTGTAGAATTCACGGTAACGTTGAGCTGGCTGAGCGTGCGAGTAGAAGGCTATTTGCTCTTGAGCCGAAAAATGCAGGGAACTATGTGCTGTTGGCAGACATTTACGCTGAAGCTCAGATGTGGGATAAGGTTAAGAAAGTGAAGAAGCTTCTAGAATACCGAGGACTGCAGAAACTGCCTGGTCGGTGCTGGATGGAAGTGGGGAGGAAAATGTACTCGTTTGTCTCGGTGGATGAGTTCAATCCTCTAATGGAACAGATTCATGCTCTCTTGGTTAAGTTAGCAGAAGATATGAAGGAGAAAGGGTACATACCGCAGACCAAAGGCGTTTTGTATGATCTTGAGACGGAAGAGAAAGAGCGGATAGTGCTGGGACACAGTGAGAAACTGGCGTTGGCGTTTGGGCTGATAAATACAGCGAAAGGAGAACCTATAAGGATCACCAAGAACTTGCGTTTGTGTGAGGACTGTCACTTGTTTACAAAGTTCATCTCAAAGTTTATGGAAAAGGAGATTTTGGTTAGAGATGTGAACCGGTTTCATCGGTTTAAGAATGGTGTTTGTTCTTGTGGAGATTACTGGTGA